Proteins from a single region of Leuconostoc gasicomitatum LMG 18811:
- the rihC gene encoding ribonucleoside hydrolase RihC, whose product MTPIILDMDPGIDDAVALSIALTNPEIDIKLLTSVAGNVSVDKTTINLLKLTTFFKQTQVPVARGAAAPLKKAFVDASYIHGASGMPGYEFPTVTTQALPTDAVSAMAKVLSEAPEPMTIVATGSYTNIALLIQNHPELISQIKEFVLMGGSLSGGNVSSVAEFNIFTDPDAAAVVFKSGIPIVMIGLDVTLKALLSLDTIDAVANIGEAGNMLHKLMTAYGDSEPGGKPMHDVNTICYLLNPEFYTTKDYWVDVITDGPAAGATVADTQNRWSNGKINAKVAINIDTQAFEKWFIEQIPVMNQYCEGAI is encoded by the coding sequence ATGACACCTATTATTTTAGATATGGACCCAGGTATTGATGACGCAGTAGCGCTATCAATTGCACTGACTAACCCAGAAATCGATATCAAATTACTGACAAGTGTTGCTGGTAATGTTTCCGTTGATAAAACAACAATTAATCTCTTAAAACTCACCACATTTTTTAAACAGACACAAGTACCTGTAGCACGTGGTGCTGCTGCACCATTAAAAAAAGCGTTTGTTGATGCCTCATATATTCATGGCGCATCAGGTATGCCTGGCTATGAATTCCCAACCGTTACAACACAAGCTTTGCCCACTGATGCTGTCAGTGCCATGGCAAAAGTATTGTCAGAAGCGCCTGAACCAATGACAATTGTTGCTACTGGTTCTTATACAAATATCGCCTTGTTAATTCAAAATCATCCAGAATTAATCAGTCAAATCAAAGAATTTGTTTTGATGGGCGGTTCATTATCTGGTGGTAATGTCTCATCAGTGGCAGAATTCAATATTTTTACCGATCCTGATGCTGCTGCTGTTGTCTTTAAAAGTGGTATCCCAATTGTCATGATCGGTCTTGATGTCACATTAAAAGCATTATTATCTCTAGACACTATTGACGCCGTTGCTAATATCGGTGAGGCAGGCAATATGCTTCACAAATTAATGACAGCCTATGGTGATAGCGAACCAGGTGGCAAACCAATGCACGATGTCAACACTATTTGCTACTTACTCAACCCAGAATTTTACACCACAAAAGATTACTGGGTTGACGTCATCACTGACGGTCCAGCAGCTGGCGCAACAGTTGCTGATACACAAAATCGCTGGTCTAATGGTAAAATCAATGCCAAAGTTGCCATTAACATTGATACGCAAGCATTTGAAAAATGGTTCATTGAACAAATACCAGTGATGAACCAGTATTGTGAAGGAGCAATTTAA
- a CDS encoding NupC/NupG family nucleoside CNT transporter: MFLFANVLGIFVFIAIAVLFSRDKKNIQWRSVGIVLAIELVLAWFFTQFKAGQVAVQGAADGFNWLVSVASQGIAFALPEWLTSNHGGPNFVTSALLPILLVVPLFDILTYIGILPWLIKWIGKALTFVTGQPKFEAFFSIEMMFLGNTEVLAVSKSQLDHMSASRNFTLAMMSMSCVTSAIIGAYTQMVPGKYVLTAIPLNILGAIVITSILNPNKVAPEDDIIVNINEKGTKKEPFFSFLGDSILGAGKLILIITATVIAFVSLAALINQLFSLTGLHWLTLENIFGVIMFPFAWLLGFNVHDAFQLAQFMGTKLVTNEFVVMGEVSKSIMASKGLFANEHARIVLTVFLTSFANFGTIGMIIGAFKGLVNKEKNDYISARVPYMLLSGILVSLLSAATAGLFVW, translated from the coding sequence ATGTTCTTATTTGCTAACGTACTTGGTATTTTTGTTTTCATTGCCATCGCTGTTTTGTTTTCCCGAGATAAGAAAAACATTCAATGGCGATCTGTTGGTATCGTCCTAGCCATTGAATTAGTATTAGCTTGGTTCTTCACGCAGTTCAAAGCCGGCCAAGTTGCCGTCCAAGGTGCTGCTGATGGCTTTAACTGGCTAGTTTCTGTTGCATCACAAGGTATTGCCTTTGCATTGCCTGAGTGGTTAACATCAAATCACGGTGGCCCTAATTTCGTAACATCAGCCTTGTTACCCATTTTACTAGTTGTCCCACTATTTGATATTTTAACCTATATTGGTATCTTGCCTTGGCTAATCAAGTGGATTGGTAAAGCACTAACATTTGTTACTGGACAACCAAAATTTGAAGCATTTTTCTCTATTGAAATGATGTTTCTTGGTAACACTGAAGTTTTAGCTGTTTCTAAATCACAATTGGATCACATGTCGGCAAGCCGTAACTTCACATTGGCTATGATGTCAATGAGCTGTGTTACTTCTGCCATTATCGGTGCGTATACACAAATGGTTCCCGGCAAATATGTTTTGACAGCTATCCCACTTAACATCTTGGGTGCCATTGTCATTACTTCAATTTTAAATCCTAACAAAGTTGCCCCCGAAGATGATATCATTGTTAATATTAATGAAAAAGGAACTAAAAAAGAACCTTTCTTCTCATTCTTAGGTGATTCAATTCTGGGTGCTGGTAAGTTGATTTTAATCATCACTGCAACCGTTATTGCCTTTGTCTCATTAGCAGCCCTCATCAACCAACTATTTAGCTTAACTGGCTTGCATTGGTTAACACTTGAAAATATCTTTGGTGTTATTATGTTCCCATTTGCTTGGTTGCTTGGTTTCAACGTACACGATGCTTTCCAACTCGCACAATTCATGGGTACAAAGTTAGTAACCAATGAATTCGTCGTCATGGGTGAAGTATCAAAGTCAATCATGGCTAGTAAAGGTCTCTTTGCAAATGAACATGCACGTATTGTCTTAACTGTCTTCTTAACAAGTTTTGCCAACTTTGGTACAATTGGTATGATTATTGGCGCCTTCAAAGGATTGGTCAATAAAGAAAAGAATGATTACATTAGCGCACGCGTACCGTACATGTTATTGTCAGGTATTCTCGTTTCATTATTGTCAGCAGCAACTGCCGGATTATTCGTGTGGTAA
- the rbsR gene encoding ribose utilization transcriptional repressor RbsR: MRKTSIKDVAKKADVSIAAVSQILNNKGQRFSKHTIEKVLQARDDLGYVPNSAARNLKGTHNRLIGIIVPSFRMPFFADIIQSMQDNAPTDVNLVFLGSTDDNLQNAIYSLVERGAQALIFGKPIPNRAEVNEFLKKRHIPYLVLDQNADINAQDMVQTNEFTGGSLVASHLLSLGHRKIALILPNKLTDNMRQRRAGFLDTLSTANLSPTTIITATLSKHGGLASVHQLIQSESTAAFVLNDEMAIGVLRGLAYQNIKVPADISIAGYDDTDYAEFMIPTLTTVMQPVLEIGKAALNMILRRLDHPNLPFQTAFFDVKLIVRESTGSVKL, translated from the coding sequence ATGCGCAAAACTTCAATTAAAGATGTTGCTAAAAAAGCAGATGTGTCTATTGCAGCAGTCTCTCAAATTTTAAACAATAAAGGGCAACGATTCTCAAAGCATACAATAGAAAAAGTATTACAGGCACGTGATGATTTGGGATATGTACCAAATAGTGCTGCGCGAAACCTAAAGGGGACACACAATCGTTTAATTGGTATTATTGTACCATCCTTTCGTATGCCATTTTTCGCAGATATTATACAAAGTATGCAAGATAACGCACCTACTGATGTGAACCTTGTTTTTCTGGGTTCAACAGATGATAACTTACAAAACGCGATTTATTCGTTAGTTGAACGTGGTGCACAGGCGCTTATTTTTGGTAAACCGATACCAAATCGTGCAGAAGTGAATGAATTTTTGAAAAAAAGACACATCCCATACCTTGTGCTTGATCAAAATGCCGATATTAATGCGCAAGACATGGTACAAACGAATGAATTTACTGGTGGGAGCTTAGTTGCTAGTCATCTATTATCATTAGGTCATCGAAAAATTGCATTAATTTTACCAAATAAATTAACTGATAATATGAGACAACGTCGTGCTGGTTTTTTGGATACGTTGTCGACAGCGAATTTATCACCCACTACTATTATAACTGCAACACTATCAAAACATGGTGGTTTAGCTTCAGTGCATCAATTAATTCAAAGTGAGTCAACGGCAGCTTTTGTCTTAAATGATGAAATGGCCATCGGGGTATTACGCGGATTAGCTTATCAAAACATTAAAGTACCAGCTGATATATCTATCGCAGGGTATGATGATACAGATTATGCTGAGTTTATGATTCCAACACTTACTACAGTGATGCAGCCGGTTCTAGAAATTGGAAAAGCGGCCTTGAATATGATATTAAGACGGTTAGATCACCCAAATTTACCTTTTCAAACAGCTTTTTTTGACGTTAAATTAATTGTTCGAGAGTCGACTGGGTCAGTTAAATTATAA
- the rbsD gene encoding D-ribose pyranase, whose protein sequence is MKKIGIMNSNISARVADMGHMDWLAVGDAGTPVPEGVDKIDLSVKSGIPSFMEVLDVILLELEVQKIYLAEEIKVKNPDILEQINRRFDGDVSIEFISHNDLKKNIKESKAFIRTGETTPYANIILESGVIF, encoded by the coding sequence ATGAAAAAGATAGGTATTATGAATTCAAATATTTCTGCGAGAGTAGCTGACATGGGACACATGGATTGGTTAGCAGTGGGAGACGCAGGAACACCTGTCCCAGAAGGCGTAGATAAAATTGATTTATCTGTAAAAAGCGGGATACCGAGTTTTATGGAGGTGCTGGATGTCATATTGTTGGAGTTAGAAGTGCAAAAAATTTATTTAGCTGAAGAAATTAAAGTAAAGAATCCTGATATTTTGGAACAAATTAATAGACGATTCGATGGTGATGTCAGCATTGAATTTATTTCTCACAATGATCTAAAGAAGAATATTAAAGAAAGTAAAGCATTTATTAGAACAGGGGAAACCACGCCATATGCAAATATTATTTTGGAAAGTGGCGTTATTTTCTAA